TAATTCGAATATAAAAAATGTATTAGAGCAGTTAAAAATTGAATATCTGAAAAATCAAAAACCAATCATAACTCAGATTTCAGACATGGGGAACAATCCATTCCACATTCTTATCAGCACAATTTTGAGTTTGCGAACAAAAGATGACGTTACTGCAAAAGCAGCTGCAAAATTGTTTGGCAAAATCTCAAATCCATACGATTTGCATAAATTATCCAAAATAGAAATTGAAAAATTGATCTATCCTGTAGGGTTTTATCACAGAAAAGCAGAAAGCATCAAACAGGTTTGCCATATTCTGATTGAGAAATATCACGGTGAAGTTCCGGATTCAATGGAAAATTTGCTTTCTCTGCCGGGTGTGGG
The window above is part of the Candidatus Cloacimonadota bacterium genome. Proteins encoded here:
- the nth gene encoding endonuclease III — protein: MINNSNIKNVLEQLKIEYLKNQKPIITQISDMGNNPFHILISTILSLRTKDDVTAKAAAKLFGKISNPYDLHKLSKIEIEKLIYPVGFYHRKAESIKQVCHILIEKYHGEVPDSMENLLSLPGVGRKTANLVLVLGFDKDGICVDTHVHRISNRWGYVRTNSPLKTEMALRKKLPTKFWKIYNDYLVSYGQNICKPISPFCSKCAFKNLCPKIGIEKSR